The genomic window tttttaatttttttttttttccccacattgcACTGGCACCCTCAGGAGTTGCTGGATATTCTGTTTATTGTATAAAGCAGAGCAATGCTTTCTTGCTGTTAAAATAGCAACGTGGAGACAAAACAGGTGTGCTTCGAAACAGATAAGCTGAAGATACTTTATGTACTTGTAAACTCTCCAAATGATGTcctcttgaaaaataaatgttaatctcattgcccccccccccccccccccctccaccccgagCATGTACAGTTAATAATGGGATCCACTTATATCCATCACCATATCTGAGCACAGATGCATTAGAGTAATTGCTGTTTCAGCCTGGTTCTGCCTACTGCacagttttgaaaaatgcttcctgGGTTGGATGGAGTTGGTGTGTCCATCTTATTTGTATAAAGAATTCTCTTtgcaaatgaatttgtactGTGTAGCTGGGACTGGCTCATGAAACTCAGATCAAACTGTCAGAATGCGCATTGCGGATCAAATATGAATGAAGTTTCTCCTATTGCATTGCCTATTTctcacctcaaatgttttcagaaacatattttagtgcACTGTTTAGGTGGAATACGACCCCTAAACCGTTCTGAACTGGTCGCCATGTTTCTCTGGTCTGAAAACGTTGGGCCGACTAGGGGTGTTAATCAATTAACAATTGATCGCTAATAATGTTAATCGATTCATTTTATTGGtcaaaataaatttcaataaacTATTTCAAGGAATAACCTGACGTTGGTGATGAGATTTTACATTAGAGATGTTGCTCTGTTGTTAGACACAAATCCCCTTGATTGGTGGGAAGTTGACAAATCACGGTTCCCTCGGCTGGCAGCTTTAGTAAAATGCTATTTGTCCATTGCTGGAACATTGTCATCTGAGTGCGTcttctcagctgctggtctcacCTTCAGTGTACCAAATGGACCCCAAAGCACATAGACATGCTGATATTCCATAACAAAAATGCTTAGCTAGCATTTGTTAGCTTAATTTGGGTAATGGCATATAGGCTGTGCTGTCCGTGTTAGAGCTGTATGTTACAACCTTCAGGAATATAGCCTATTAGCAATCTTTTGGGAGTCTTCATTCTATTTTACACCTTTACTTACTTTATAAAGTAGGCATACAAATCCTGAAAGTGCACCGAGGCTTGTAGGCTTATCATATGACATGTCTAGATGCCTGAGAGGCATTCTGTAACCTGCTCGTCTCCACTCTCAAATTTGGTGCCAGAAGAGGACAGTCGTGTGATTGATGCCttatttgaataaatgcagAAGTAGTTCCCATAGTCTCATTGCTTTTCCTCGATGGCGTCAGCTGGAGTTCACCACAGGGATTAAAAGCAACgcggagttggcttgttttctgttgggcctgtaagtaacgttaccGCCAGTGTGAACCTGGCGACAACAGTGAGGACtcaaattttcaaatttaaagttCCACACATAAAACCACTATTATattcaacataatggaattGATTAAGCTATAATTAAACCTGTCTTCATGCTGTTGCGAAATCTAACGTTACTAGCTGTCCGGTGTTGTAACTTACTCTgcgtgagtgggtggggttgaagattgtggaggagacttctttgattgtaaacacaggctaagaAATCCTGCGTGGTATGCCTTTAAAAGAACTTTCCTTTTTAAGGAAACAGAAGTAAAGTCATCACTCACTGTTATTtgtaattgctttatttttcttcGTCTTAAGCAACAAATATTATCCTTTTCGTAACCACTGAAATTTCAGCATACTGCCAAATTTCCAGTCCTTTCTCACATTATTCCTGTCTGAAACTTTCTCCTTTCGTAGTCCACTCTGTCCTTTAAGGTTTATTTTATCCAGCTGCTACAGGAGAGTGATATATTTATATGTCTCCGCAGGCCTGGCCATTGGAGATGAGCCGAACAACCAGCAGGTCGGCATCGTGCTGACGGTGCTGGGCGTGGTGGTGCTGGACTTCTGCGCGGACGCCAGCGAGGGGCCCATCCGAGCCTACCTGCTGGACGTGGCCGACCCCGACGAGCAGGACATGGCGCTCAACATCCACGCGTTCTCCGCCGGTACGAGCCGCGCCGCGCCGGCCTGTCGAGAGCGGCGCACGCGCGATACGTGCGGCCAGATATTACTGCGCCGCAGAGCAGCCCAATTTGTttaatgcactgcactgcagaggAGCTGCAGTTAATGTTTTAACCGCGTCTGAAAGTCACCATCCTCATGCCGCAGGCACGTGTGTAGAAAAGCACGCCTCTTCCCCGTCTTTGTGCAAAGATGCGTTGTTCTGCCCTGTTACCCATCAACCCAGCGACCCCTGGAAATGTGCTGAGGCATCTGTGAGTGCGTCACTGCACTGCAGTTAATGGTTTGGTGCATTCAGAGCCCAAAcgcgcacagtcacacactgctgctgctccacacactgctgctgctgctctacacacactgctgctgctcctcacacactgctgctgccgctgctccacacacactgctgctcctcctcacactgctgccgctgctccacacacactgctgctcctcctcacactgctgccgctgctccacacacactgctgctgctccacacactgctgctgctccacacactgCTGCTATCTGGGGTTATGTCATCACAGCAGAGCTCTGGCAGCGTGAGCAGCAGCCCTCTTGCGCTTCTTCCAGAGCCACAGGCCCATCAATATTTAACAcagattaataatgaataaaaaggaGGCCTCTATCTTTAGCAGAACTCCAGTTACGTCGCACACAGGCAGACAAATTGCATTGGCatccattttataatttcaGCCTCATTGAGCGTGAGGCTGAGTGTGTAACTCCTAGTATTTGCTAGAATGAGAGATTCAGTTCTTGGGTCGTGAACACACAACATTTGATATTTGGAGCATCGTAAGGTTTATAAGGAGCAAATCATTGACTGCGTTgtgtcatttaaaatggctcATTTATTATGGTTACTGCACATCGTGCTTGGTGATGATGGATTCCATGGATTACATAGTAAACTGGGTGATGCGGTAACTCAACATTCAACAGTGAAGGTGAAGGGATGAATTAATTCTGTCAGTTAAAACTGGGGATGATGGCCAAACAAAgcactgtgtttttatttttattctgttaaatGCCTAATCTGTCACACGTTCTTGTGTGTGCAGGGCTCGGAGGCGCAGTGGGCTACATGCTGGGCGGTCTGGACTGGACTCACACTTTCCTGGGCCTGACGTTCAAGTCCCAGGAGCAGATCCTGTTCGTCTTCGCCGCCATCCTCTTCATCGTGTCGGTGGCGCTGCACCTGGTGAGCATCGAGGAGCAGCAGTACAGCCCTCAGCAGGACCGGCTGGACGAGGAGGCGGAGCCCGCGTCTGCGCCGGGGCCCGACGGCGGCCCGCCGCGCCTGGAGCTGATCCGCGAGGACGAGCCGTACGACGCGTACGAGGACGCGCGCTCCGAGCGCGACCTGGACATGGGCTTCCTGGACGCCGACCTGGTGCGCAGCAAGAGCGACTCGGTGCTGGCCATGGCCGACGGCTCGCTGGAGCTGGACCGCGACCCGCTCTTCCTGCGCCAGATCGAGCCGTCCATCTTCCAGGACCGGGCGTCGTCGGGCAGCGGCTCTCCCCCGCGGCGCGGCAGCGCGGGCAGCGGCAGCGCGGGCAGCCGCGACGGCCTGGGCGCCCGGCTGGGCCACCTGTCGGCCTTCCTGCAGGCGGAGGCGGAGCGCGACGGCGAGGAGGCGCTGCTGGGCAGCCAGCGCAGCCTGGGCAAGGCGCCCAACGGGCGGGCGGCCGGCGCCAACGGCCACGCCCCCGGCGGCATGAAGCAGTCCAGCACCAGCGTCTCCAtgcgcccccgccgccgccacacCTTCTACCGCCAGCCGTCCAGCACCTTCTCCTACTACGGCCGCGTGGGCTCCCACCGCTACCGCTACCGGCGGGCCAACGCCGTGGTGCTCATCAAGTCCTCGCGCAGCATGAACGACATCTACGAGATGCAGGACCGGCAGCGGCGCGGCAGGCGGCGCCAGCGGCACCAGAGCGGCAACACCAACTCCAGCGGCGACACGGAGAGCGAGGAGGGCGAGACGGAGACCACGGTGCGCCTCCTCTGGCACTCCATGCTGAAGATGCCGCCCGAGCTCCTCCGCCTGTGCGTCTGCCACCTGCTCACCTGGCTGGCCATCATCACCCAGGCCATCTTCTACACCGACTTCATGGGCCAGGTCGTCTTCCACGGCGACCCCAAGGTAAGCCGCCCCGGGCCCTCGGAAAGCGTTCTGCGCCAGGCGCGTGCCCCGCCCCGTTCGGCTCACTGACAGAGTCCGCAGTCCATATGTACCGGTAATTCACTGATCAGTGACGTGCGGTGAGCTCTGTGGCTGGGTTAGGCACTGGGTTAGGTACTGGGCTACTGGCTACGTAGAAATCCAGGTTGACTTTTCATGAAGATTGATAATAACAGAGCCTTGTGGACTATAACTGTATGTCTAATCAGTCGAGTGTTTACACACAGGGCTTTTAGTCAGTGTAAGCACAAGTTTTTAGTCAGTGTAAGCGCAAGTCCcttgtctttcatttaaaaacaacactaaAACGAAAGTGGAAATGCAACTAAAAAATACATCTAACAATAAAAAGGTTTCCATTCCCTAAGAAAACCTGACTCCAGTTTCATTTCCTCAGAGTAGGCAGTGCCTATTGTGCTTATCGTGACTGCACTTCAGTGAGCCCCAGGCtgaattgaatattttaaatagtgCACTTGGGTGTACTGAGGTCACGGGAGTTCATGCAGCGTATCCCAAGAGCACGGCTTGCTTATTTTCGCCCGCAGGCTCCGGCTAACACCACCGAGCTCCTCAACTACCACGAAGGAGTGCAGATGGGCTGCTGGGGGCTGGTCATCTACGCCGTAACTGCTGCTATTTGCTCAGGTGAGGAGGAGCGCGTCACTCTGCGGCACCCCCCCAGCCGTCGCTAACCGCCATGGCCGCCGGCCCGCTGAACCCGTCCGCTTTGCCCCCTTGCAGCTTTACTCCAAAAGTACCTGGACAACTTTGACCTCAGCATCAAGATCATCTACATCCTGGGCACGCTCGGCTTCGCCATCGGCACGGTGGTCATGGCCATCTTCCCCAACGTCTACGTCTCCATGGTGATGATAAGCAGCATGGGCATTATCTTCATGAGCATCTCCTACTGCCCCTACGCCCTACTCGGCCAGTACCACGAAATCAAGgaggtgagttccccctcaTGCTCTGCTGAGTCATTACATAAGGGTCCAGAATCCACCCAAAACTCTAGATTGGGGGTCATGCCGTAATACCACTGAGTGACCCAATTTAACAGCTCCTCCTAGTTCTGAAGTTCTAAGCCTTTTAGAGAGAGTTTGGCCCAAGTCAGTGGCATTCAGTCCTGCccttggagagctgcaggatgtacagattttcattttaacacttAATTTATCAATCCAAGCTCTGATTGCACAGTTAAGTCACCTCATTGGTTCCTTGGTTTTGAAAGTCACCTCATCTGGCTCCTTGGTTTGAAAGTCACCTCATCTGGCTCCTTGGTTTTGAAAGTCACCTCATCTGGCTCCTTGGTTTTGAATGCAACCTCATCCGGGGAAAACCCTGGGACTGAGGTCAAGGACTACAGCGCATGCAAAACTTGTGTGGTTCAGTGCTCGCTCGTTTCACAAGTTCATGACTTCTTTAACCTCTCAGGTGAGTGTTTTGAGCTCCTCTCTGGTATTGTTGTGCTCATATTTTGCTCTCTCTGCGTTTCTCCTTGCAGTACATCCGCCACAGCCCGGGGAACTCCAGGCGAGGGTTTGGCATCGACTGCGCCATCCTGTCCTGCCAGGTGTACATCTCGCAGATCCTGGTGGCCTCGGCGCTGGGCTCGGTGGTGGACCTGGTGGGCAGCGTGCGGGTGGTGCCCATGGTGGCGTCGGGGAGCTCCTTCCTGAGCTTCCTCTCCGCCACCTTCCTGGTCATCTACCCCAACCCGCACGCCGACGACAGCAAGGGGGAGCCGGGGAAGTCCCCCGGGCGGGCCGAGCTCGGCCAGGGCGACGCCGCCGAGAAGCCCAGCGTGCTGAAGCTGACGCGCAAGGGCaccgccgccaccaccaccgcctGCCGGGCCGAGTGCGAGTCCACGCTGTGACTCCGCcccatgccccgccccgccccgccccgcccctcgcccaACCCCCGCGCGGAACCGCCCGACCCGAAGGCGCCGCGCGTTGCTCCGCCTGCTCAGACGGGACGTGAAGGAGAGGCCGCTTTCTTAATCCACGGCCTCGCCCCTCTCAGGGCCCccggggtgttggggggggggaggggggggcaccgTCTGAGCAGCCACTGTCTGAGCAGCCATCTCAGGACATGAGAAAATGCATCAGGAAACACGCAGCGGGTGCTCGAGCTCTCAGAAACACGCACTTCACTTCTCACTTCCAGTAACCGGCAAAGAGGAAAAGGACTATTTATTCTTCAGTTATTAGAGTCAAAAAAGCCAACAATGGCAGTGTTCTCCTGGATTGACCACGTGTTATTCCtccttgtacattttgtttcggggggggcgggggtggggggggattacCAAACGTTTTGAAGCCCAGTTTGAAAGCTGTTAGCAGTTTAGAATATTTTCAGAGCTATAGGCTCATTGGCTTTACACGAAATTTATTTACAGTGGGGGGTGCAGGCGATTTCTCAGTGAGAGAACCTCGCTTTAAGTGTAAGGAGaggctgtgtgctgattggtctCATGTCTctagtcttttttttcatttccaagtGCTTTAACATGAAGACTTCTCACAAATGACTGTGCACACGACAGCCTCGACAGGATAGGGGGGGAGCACAACCCACAGTGTCCATTCACAAATTTTTAAGTTTTCCGGGATCTTCTGTTCCACCTTACTGTGGAAATCTTACTGCAGCCGCCACTTTTTGGGGGGCATTAAATGGTGAAAACTCTTTTACAAATGAAAgagatatatatgtatgttaATGCTGCATTGGAGTTTTGGAGTATTTACCAAACAATGTAAGGAAAACCCAAGGGGGTTTGAAGTGATCTTAAGCTATAGATGAGAAATCGTGGCATGATGTGAAATTCAGGACTCATTTCTCCTCAACCTTGCGTTTGTTTGCAATGTTACCATTCTGTACGCTTGTACAGTTTTGATTGTTCTTTAAAAGCaagatatataatatatatatatactagcTGGATATTTGTCAAATTTGGGAGTGCCTGTGCCtggagaaggaggtggaggtgaCTAGGCTTGAGGAAGGGACAGGGTGGAAGAAGCCCTCGGCtagatgcactttttttgtggCAGAACTCATGCTGTGCAGGAACATGTAAAAATCACTAAAATGTGAGGTTTTGCTTTGTCTGTATCACTTaggtcttttctttttctttttttttaagctaacTGAGAAGACATCGTTCAAGTCTCAACGACTTCCTCTCACCAGCAGTCTGTTTACATTACACCCTGGTCGCTACACcagtctggggaggggggtggggggggagtcgggggggggggggggggagtggagccGAGTAATCTCCGAAACTGTTGAGTGACCCAACTGCGAAGGCCCTGCCTTCCCGCCCTGCACAATCTCAGCTCTGCCATTTTGGATCCAAGTGCCCTGTTCTCTGGGCGAGACTGCACTCGGTAGCATTATGATTATGGCAGAGGAAGTGGAGATGGCCGCCGACTTAACAGAGCTGAATTGCAGCCGGAACGCAGGCCCTGCGGAGACGGCTCGGTGGGTTACACTATGGGAGTTACACTATGGGAGTTACACTGTGACCTGCTATGGGATGAATGTTCACCTTTGATCCATTGCACTTGGTGTATGCTGTGCTGATCTGTTACCATGCATGCCTATGGGGTACTGCAATAGTGCATTGAGTTCAGGAGGCCTCAGCCAGGCCTGCAACTCTCAGGTGCTAGCGGAGTTGCTTCAGTACTTGGGCCACCCAAGTATTCAAAGGTTGTCAAATTAGAACTGCCGTGTAATACAGGAATTCCTGAAGAGAGGATATTGCTTCCTTTTATACATTTGTATACCGAACAGTAAGCATACCAGTGAACCATTTCTAGATATAACTGTATAACCTGTAGAAGTATGATCTTGCAAATATAAATCTTtgagtaagaaaaaaaataaaataagctgaGATCTTTTCAGAATGTAATGAGACAAGAAACCaaacttgaagaaaaaaaaaaaacaaagtttctGACAAATCAGACGACAGTGGCAATAATGTATCTGCCTCATTAAGGGTAGTAGTTGTAGGCGCAGGGTGGGTGTACTTTTATAATGCATGGGTGAACGTATGTGTATCCTAGTTatcttatttaaaaattgtactCGTAGTTAAGcatagagggaaaaaaaaaacttgttttaaatgttcgTTTGAAGTCTATTTTTTGAATACTTGAAGTGCAACTCGAGTGTTTTGAGAGTAAGGGTGTGACGTTGAGATGGACTAGCTCCCAGTTTAGTCCTGTTCAGGCAGTAGAGCCATTTGATTCCATCAAGTAACAATAGAAACCAATGAATGTAAtactttgttgttttatttttcagcagcATATTTGACATTGCACAGAACTTGCACATACGAagttgagtttaaaaaaaagaagaagaaaaaaaatcatcttgcaaaagaaaaatttaaactgtggatatttattttttgatctcCTCTTGTGAAATGGACACTttgactttatttaaaataaattctataaatataaatatatatatatatttagactTGCTGAAAGGCAGTGAGATGTGCTCTGACTTGGTGAAGATTgaagtgtgcgtgcgtgcatgcatgcaagcgTGCCTGCGTGGGGGTGACTGCTGTGAACCCAATCTCAACTCTGTTCTTCCCTGTTCTGCTGTTTCCTCAATCATCTTCAGTTtacaattcacattttattttcaaagctaGGAGTTCCACTGTAAGTGAAAAGACTACAGAAGATGCTTTCctttaaggctttttttttttttcttgaaatatgaATGCGTGAGATTAAATTTCTTGTGTGTATTCTCATgactacatttttatattactcCCATTTTGGCACGATTCATTAAGAAAATCAAGAAAATcttgaaattatatttcatttgagAAAATTGGGAGTCTGTAGTTGTTTCCTAGAATAAGAAAATTAAtcctgaatattattttaaccTAAACGTATAGAAAAATCTTTAAGGGCGAAATGCCGTGTACTGTATGCCTTGTCATATTAAAGttgtatatttcatttgaatagtTTTCCTTTGCTGCTATTAAAAAAGCGGATTATTTTtattagggttttttttctatataattacaatgtatataaataaaacctgTACATATGCTCAAGCCTTCTCTCATGTAGGACTATGGAAGAACACTGTATTTGAatgcacctttaaaaaaaatcttgacaACCAAAATGCTCGACAGTTGTTTTTATTCCCATTTTGGGAGTTCACATTTTCACTTGTTCACGTTTTCACATTCAGAAATACCTGATAGTAATGTGCAACCTTTGTTTTAGCATTGCATTGGATTTCAAATTTACATAATGCTATGTTATTGCTTCAGTTGTAGTTAAGTAGAATCAATGATGGTCATTCATACCCCTTAATTAAGTAGCTACATCATTTGAATTGATCAGTTGAACTTTTTATAGTGACAGTCACCATCTGGAAGGTACACATTGTAATATAAGCCTCAGCAAATTatgttttcttaatttaaatAGGCTTAATTTTTTACCCTCTGGCTGTGACAAGGTAATATTATGATTTAAGAAACCAAAACCAATATGGGAACAACATGAGCTCAGAAGGCTTTAATCTACATGTATTTTCATGCAGTAACACATAGCTATTTTGTTTACCGTTGAAGTAAGATGTTTGAGGTGCTGGGAGCgcatacataaacaaatattatatGAGGATACCAATTAGTTGCTCTGGTACAGTGTGAGAAGTGCGACTGTTGGAAAGACTTGGAGAAGACATACTGTTGAAAGTTTCTTATTGCAGTGTATGCTAGCTGGCCTCAACCAGTGATAGAAGGAATGTGCCCACAATAGTACCACAAGATTACACATACCGCAACATAACAATTGGCGTACAACATGTCCTGAAAGTGATTGTCCTCATTTGAAAAGGGTGCTATTTGCCCTCAGCCTAGTTTCTGTGTTCGTCCATTTTTACCAAAACCAACCTATTCATGCTCGCGAGATAAGGGTAGTCTCCCATACGATGACAGGACGTTAGCATTTGAAAACCAGGGAAAAGTATACTCTCTGGTAAGATGCCAACCAGTATTTTGCATCTCCCACTAACTTTTCCCTGGATTGCAGTCAGCTGGAGACTGTCCATCCCCAGTGGGGTCTGCTCCATTCTTTCAGGTTTCGTTTTACTTGTGGTTtcgccaaaaaaaacaaaaacttgtaaCCGTGGGAAAATCCAATTCCCTCTCCTTGTGAAAATGATAATACCAGAAACAGCTGAAATTAATGTGCGGGATATGAATGGTATCAATGTAAACTACCGGCAATACAGATCTGATCAGCACAAACCGTGGTGCCACACAAAGGCTTTGTCTGCCATCTGCTGACGAGAGCAGCATGTGTcataggcctgtgtgtgtgtgtgaatcagaCTATAAGGGTGTGTATACAGTAGGAGAGAGTGGTGCAAAACCTAACCTGGGGTAAAATGTAATACACTTTTTAGGTAGATGCATCGGGCTCGAACGATgcatttcaggttaaacacacagaattaccGTCTATTTGTCTCCAACAAACGGCgggagagttcaataaatattttggtagATATTTCCAAAAGTTTGCCAAAAGTTTTGGCTACATGCAAGTTATTTGGCTACATGCAAGTAAGTGTTTTTGCATGTCAAGGAATCCACATGTATGTACAGTGGAGGCCTAAGATGTACATATACCTAggcaaaaaatattcaaactcagtttttcacaactccgcacatttcatggcaccgtacatttcttttggcaagtcaattagggcatttactttgttcacatcagaggtcattttttaaaaatgaaagcttttcagctttaattcactaagggctgaatgaactttggtctgaaaggttcaactgaaccccaagacaacaacaaaggaactggtgaaggagttggaggcatcaggtaccaaagtatctacatccaccattaagaggaTCCTACGCTggcatggcctgaaaggctgtcacgcaaggaagacgcccctactccaagaccagcataaaaaagtcagaatgaagtttgcaggtgatcaccaggatggaGACATAGCCTTTTGGAggtgtgttctctggtcagatggagaaaaaaaaagtaactgttTGACCATAATGGATCCATTGTTCCAAAACAAGTGAACTGACCCATGGAACTTTTATTTATCTATCCTGAGGTTCTGCTTGGTGTGTGAACAATTTTGACATCTTAGTGTTTCCACCTCGGGAATTGTGTGTTAATTATGTTTGAGCTGTGATGACTTGAGTTAATGATATTGAATGCCAGTGCTTTCTAAATGAGCACATGGTGCAGCCAGTGATATATGAAGGgatttgtgtgtagagtttttcACAAAAAGTTCAACAAATCTGAATCGTGTGTGAAAACAGGGGAATAGTGTTTATAGTTTTGGTAAATGGGTCTGTCTTTTGGTAGATGGCGTCAAGGTTTGGGATGTTTAGTTAATAGGCCCAGTTATAGTGTGTAACTGTAATAGTGTGTAACTGTGATAGTAATCTGTCCATAGGGCTTGTTTCCAAAACTgatctttgcattttttttttttgcaaattcaaaTCTAGCCTTTCTGTTGGTGCTGAGGAGAGGTTTACATCTGGAAGTCGACAGCATGGAGTATCCTAAAGAAGAAACTAATGCTGCAAAGGAAACAAGCATGTATATAagtacgcactcacacacgcacacatatggtGTAATTAATGAGTCGTGAGATTTCTCTAACAGACTTTGTATTATCTGTTAGTGAACGGCAAAttcagacctgccaacctgcacgcattttgtgtaccaaccacacaattcttggtcaaaatacgcaggaaCGAAATGCtagctgaaactacgcaaaaaaaatattgtaatttaaatacggaaaacaaccaattaatacaaaacaataccgtacatttattcggtatttaaactacatccctcggattgaaccagatgctacgaccttgcgcttgtggttctgtagcccccaccccccacgaggcgtaacgctgcattgctgaggtaaaatgggaagtggggagtaataataaagcacaaaaatgtgcccgtaatgttaacatataaaacggtAAAACATGTTtggtaactttacgagatgatgcatttcaaggggtatatcctaatgagataaatttgtgtatgtagttagccgtagtagtagctcgcatgcAATTTAGCCTCGCtacgagacgtgtgaataactgatggagtaatgtagctgcagtaactcaaacgctacggagactccctgttcaaaccaagcggccaaaaccagacttcgtttttgaagctcatttcctcgtcttgttgttcctggttgctcactagcgccactacggttggctccagtgtaggtgttttcatatccggtttccatgtaagtctacggtacaaatgcggtcaaaatacaaagtcaataaatttttctcatgagaacaaataatcacaatatgtgtgttttattcgtcttatgactgtccatgggtcgatttcatgattgtttgtgtcatttgggcactgttataatattttttgtggaccaatgaggtacagtttgcgtcacttcctgattactgcagatgacgaagctacagtaggggctacagtctatggtcactggggtgggcggtggtgCCAcgtggccttgacattgcggctccggccacggtccacctgtgtgaagtcagaaaatgcaggcatcccatttcgtagtgatttcattatggcgtgtgctatttacagctgcactagacgaccataaaataatcctcctcttaagtttttcggtagccgagtcatttttactatttcattTAGcatacttaaccaaataattagttggcagaaagcgtaatcagcttgctatatttggtagtccagtagcctgtagcagtagcatttaagagaccgacaagctaggcatttaagacagtggttgtCAGAACGggcctgggggctccttgcgtatattggcttttctccattggttttg from Anguilla anguilla isolate fAngAng1 chromosome 8, fAngAng1.pri, whole genome shotgun sequence includes these protein-coding regions:
- the LOC118232923 gene encoding solute carrier family 45 member 4; its protein translation is MAPQNSNSDTMQVQEVAVVPAKRAGGGGRELESQDESVSEGSIDRIPLRQWVMHGAIMFGREFCYAMETALVTPVLLQIGLPEQYYSLTWFLSPILGLIFTPLIGSASDRCTLRWGRRRPFILALCVGVLLGVALFLNGSLIGLAIGDEPNNQQVGIVLTVLGVVVLDFCADASEGPIRAYLLDVADPDEQDMALNIHAFSAGLGGAVGYMLGGLDWTHTFLGLTFKSQEQILFVFAAILFIVSVALHLVSIEEQQYSPQQDRLDEEAEPASAPGPDGGPPRLELIREDEPYDAYEDARSERDLDMGFLDADLVRSKSDSVLAMADGSLELDRDPLFLRQIEPSIFQDRASSGSGSPPRRGSAGSGSAGSRDGLGARLGHLSAFLQAEAERDGEEALLGSQRSLGKAPNGRAAGANGHAPGGMKQSSTSVSMRPRRRHTFYRQPSSTFSYYGRVGSHRYRYRRANAVVLIKSSRSMNDIYEMQDRQRRGRRRQRHQSGNTNSSGDTESEEGETETTVRLLWHSMLKMPPELLRLCVCHLLTWLAIITQAIFYTDFMGQVVFHGDPKAPANTTELLNYHEGVQMGCWGLVIYAVTAAICSALLQKYLDNFDLSIKIIYILGTLGFAIGTVVMAIFPNVYVSMVMISSMGIIFMSISYCPYALLGQYHEIKEYIRHSPGNSRRGFGIDCAILSCQVYISQILVASALGSVVDLVGSVRVVPMVASGSSFLSFLSATFLVIYPNPHADDSKGEPGKSPGRAELGQGDAAEKPSVLKLTRKGTAATTTACRAECESTL